TAGAAAGTTCTAAGGAATAAACGTGTGGAATATTCAAATGAATAAGAAACCTCAGAAAGATAGAATAAATTCACTATAGCAAAAGCAAGAGACTTGCCACATAAATAACTAATTAGAACATGTAATAGAAaatatcccattcacaatagcaacaaaatctaaaaattaCCTTAAAAGAATCATCACAAAAATGTATGCGATCTTTTTGGAGACAACTATAAAAGTTTACTGATAGATTCAggtaaaataaatctcaaatacacagggcagtatataataatcATTGAAGAAATACACAtcattgtaaagatgtcaattcttatTTACAGATTTAGTGCCTTACCTATAGCTTCCAAGATGACAATTGAGTTTGGGCTGCTGTCTTCTCCCAAAATCAAGCCTGGAAAACCATAGAAGggagaataaaaaataacaataaaatctaAACAAAACATAAGAAATCTCTAGGGGAGACTGAGGACTGTGTTGAACTAGTACTTGTGTTTGGAGTGAGGGAACTCTGGGCCTAAGAGAAGTTGGGGAGAGTTTGTAGCTTGTAATAGAAGGCAGATGACAGGATAGAGAGAAGCAAAGCTTTTAAACTTCTGCTCCTGCTTCATTGAGGAAATCTGAGGCTGCACCTCTGACCACAAATGCTAGTTGCCCTGGGGTAATGGCAGGACAGCAGGAAAGATGAAGTTGATTGAGGCAGTATGACTCGAGTCTGCTAATAATCACCTGAAACCACTCTAGTGGGTAAGGActgttcttatctttttaaacattattttggcAGAATATAAAGAATGGACTAAAAATGGAATAGTATCACAATGAATTACCCATAGTAAGGGTAGTATCCTTTCATGaactgtatattaaaaatatatattttacatatacacTTGGTAGAGATGTACAATATACAACATATTTCTCACTAATAATGAGGTTTATAAAAAAATCACTACATCAGACAATGTAATGTTAGATAAGCTTCAAACAGGCAGGACCTCCCAAAATAATGCTGTTTAGCCTATTCCaagtagaaaataaatcttttgcAATAAAAAGTTTCCAAAGTCTACGTCTGGCTGTTGAAGAGACCCTATGGGAAGTTGTGCTTTTTCTCTGTCATGAGTGCTGCTACTCCCCCACCCAGCATCTAGCCTGGAAACTGAAACCATTCTGTGTAAGAGTGGCGCTTAAGCAAATGGTCAGAGCTGGCAGGGAGGGATAATTTCCCACATAGCATTCAATTGATAAGCCAGGATACAAGATGAGAACCCTCAAAAGAGGACTGAGGGGTCCACCCATTCCAGATCAGAAGGTACCCCCACAGAATCCTGCTTCACTGCTGATGTCAGTCCTGGGAGACTACAGGCAGGGGTCTCAGGCTGAGCACCCCGCCCTCATTTCCAGCTTGGGGGTCTCAGGAAAGGAGGCCTTGGTCTGAGGGTGACAGACATAGGTCAACAGAGGGAGGAGTCTAGACCTTGCCAGTTACCAAGGTGAGGACCTCAAGGAGGATTTGAGGGCCTGAAGAAACGGACTCCAGCCCTGCCCTGTTTTTGTGGTTAGCCCTGAGAAGCCCCAGGGCATGGTCACTGGTTATGGTCATGAGAAGGGAGGTATCTGTCTTTGCTAGACATCAACATGAGGGCCCCGAAGGAGGACCAAATAGAACCCTGACCCAGACAGAGGATGTACCACAGAATCCAGCCCTTTATCTGCTTTGAGTCCTGAGAGGCCCTAGAGCGACGTGGCCAGATGTGGCCTCCCCTGACTTCCCACTAGGGCATCAGGGAGAGGTGAGGACCTTGCTCAGAGgtgcccaggccctgccaggcATCCAGAGGAGAATCTTGAGGGAGAACTGAAGAGACTCCCTTTCCACGCAGAGAGGGACCCACAGAAAGCTGCCCATGCTGTCAGCATGGAAGGCCCCAAGTAGGCAGAACACCGCCCCCCATGTCCTCTTTTGAGAATGGGAGTCTCAGAGAAATGGGGGCCTTGGACTGAGGGACCCATCATCAGGTTAGCAAAACGGAGGAATGCAAGCCCTATCAGGAGTAAATACAAATATCTTGGACACGTCTGAGGGTATGCCTACATTCTcagatgggggcagggggtgtaGTTTGCCCTGCTCTTGATGTCAACCCTCCGTAGCCCTGGCTCATAGTGGCCGATATGATGCTCCCTCACTTGCGAAACCTTGATGTTttcagggaggagaggggcatGTTCTGGAGCGCAGGAACTCAGGTCAACAGAGAGAAGTGACCCAGGCAGTCCCAAAAGTGAGAACTCCGAGCTAAGACTGAGTACCTTTGCCACCCCTGGCCCAGCGGAGGGATTCCGGTTTCACCCTGCCCCTGCCGTCATCCCTGGGAGACCCCAGGCAGGGTTCCCGGATGTGCTGTGTGGGGACCTTCCTCTTGGGAGTCTGAGCGACGTGAGGCTCTGTGTGAGGGGCAGGCTTAGGTCAGGAGAGAGGAGCCCTAGGCTCTGCCAGGCTGcaaggtgaggacactgagggagGACTGCAGGGAGAGCGCCCAGCACCGAGTGAGCCAGCCCGGCCTGTGCTGTCGGTCCTGGAACACCCCAAGCCCAGGTGCTCTGTGTGACGTGTCTCCTGCTGAACACTCGGGGTCTGAGGGTCGGAAGGCTGCGCCTGAGGCCCCAACTCAGGTCAGCGGAGGGAGGGGCCAGCGGCGTGGCCGGACGGAAGGTGAGGGCCCAcagggaggagtgaggggagcTCCTAACCCAGATAAAGGAGCGCCAGTCCTGCCTTGCCTTTTCCGCTAGCCCCAGGAGGGCTAGGCAGGGTGCTCGGATGTTCCGTTTGTTCCTTTTCCGGACTTGGATCTCCGGAGTCTGAGGGGTGGGGCTTCAGCTCAGCAGAGGGAGGAGTCCTGGGCCTGGCCAATCATCAAGGAGAAGACCTTGAGGGAGGCGTGGAGGCACCGCCCACTGCATGTAGGGGCACTTGCCATAGTCTGTGCGAGGCCCGGGGCGGGATTCCCGGATGTGGCGTGGGAACTCATCTTGGGAGTGTGAGTGAGGTGAGGCTCTGTCTGAGGAGCAGGGTTTGGTCACAAGAGAGGAGCCCTAGGCTCTGCCAGGCTGCAAGGTGAGGACCCTGAGGGAGGAATGAGAGGAGAGCTCACCGGAGAGTGGGAGCCGGCCACCTCAGCTGTGCCCCTGTTGTCATCCCAAGGAGCCTCAGGCTGGACGTgaggcttttcctttttttttttttgaggaacattatccctgagctaactgctgccaatcctcctctttttgctgaggaagcctgccctgagctaacatccgtgcccatctttctctactttatatgtgggacgcctgccatagtgtggcttttgccaagcggtgccatgtccgcacccgggatccaaaccggcgaacctggggcctccgagaagcggaatgtgcgcacttaagcGTTGTGCCAGCGGGCCACCCTTGAGGCTTTGTCTGAGGGGGGACTCTGTGGAGGGAGGAGGCCTGGGCCCTGCTCGGCTTCAAGATGAGGACCCTGAGGGAGGGGACCTGCCAATCCAGACAGCGGGCCCCGCAGAAGCCCTCGTGTCAGCCCGACTTGGCGGGCTGAGAGCACAGGAGCCCCTCCTTACGCCCTGCTTTCCGTTTCCGGTTCTCAGGGAGCCGGCGGGGTGGGCCGAGGGAGCGTCATCAGGTCGGCAGAAGCGAGAGGGTGCCGCCCCGTGGGGAATCAGTGTGACTACTTTGAGGATGGACGGTGGCACCTTCTAGAGAGAGAGGCCCCCAAACCCCACTCTGCCCCCACTGTCGACCGCGGGAGGACTCGGGCAGGGGCGGCCGGATGCGGTGCTCccttgcttcttccaggaagcGGTTGGGCTTGTCTCATGGAAGCGAGTCCTTCGTGTGGGGGGCAATGGGAATACCCAGCAGGAGGACAGAAGATGCCTCCTGCTGCAGAACAGATGGGGTTCAGTCCCTGCTGTCAAGCCCTAGGAGACCCTGGTGGGAGTGGCGGGATGTGGCCTCTGCTTTTATCTGGAGGTTTTCAGGGGAGTGAGGTCCTGGGTCTGAAGGGGTGAGGGTGGATCGGCAGGGGCAGGAGTCCCAGGCCCTACCCAGGGTCAGTTTCAGGACTGAGGGCACCCCCTGCACCAGAACACATGGGGCCCGAAGGTTCTCTGCCCTTGCTGTCAACACAGGCGTGCCAGGGGCGTGGTTACTGGCCGTGGTCCCCCTCCCGTTCTTCTGGGTCGGGGGTGGGTGTCTGGGAGGTGAAGACTTTGGTCTGAGAGGTAGGGCCGGAGTTCAGCAGAGGGAGGAGTACCACAGCCTGCCAGATGTCAAGATGAAGACTCATTTAGAGGACCTCTCACCCCATAGAGAGAGGTCTCACAGCAACTTGTCCCTGCTGCCAGCCCTGGGAAGCCACACGGCAAGGTTGCCAAATGTGATGTTTCCTGACTTCCACTTTGGGAGTCTGAGGGAGGTGAGGCTTTTTCCGAGGGGTGTGACCTCAGGTTAAAGGGTACAGTCCCAGGCCCTGCCAGCCATCAAGGAGAGAACAGTGAGGGAGGATTGAGAGGATCTTACACCCCAGGTAGATGTGACCTGAAAATACCCAAATCCTAGAGAAAGGGGACCCCGGCCCTGCCGCACCTGCCAACCCGAGGAGACAAGGAAGCAAGCAACACAAGCAAGGTTGGCCAGATGTgacattttcttacttttgtctGGGGGAGGTGAGGGCCTTGGTCTGTGGAGGTGACAGTCCGAGGGGGAGCCACATCAGTTCAGAAGAGGGAGGAGTCCCAGGCTCTGCCAGGAGTCAAGGACCCTTGGTGAGGCCTGAAGGCCCTGGGAGGGTCTGGGAAGGGGGCCCGGAGGGAGGAGCTCTCACTTCTGCCCAGAGCTCTACCAGGAGTCAAGAGGGTGGAGAGTCTCAGGGCGGTGAGGTCTTGGTTGGAGGTGGAACTTCAGGTCAGCAGGGGGCAGGAGAGGCCTTGCCAGAAGTACAGATGAAAACCTTGAGGGAGGGTTCATGGTATTCCCTGGGCCAGAACAGACCCCAGGCAGAGGCGGCTGGATTTGGTGTCTTTTTACTTCTGTCTGGAGTGTCCCAGGGAGGTGAAAACGTTGGTCTGAACTGGTGACATCAGCAGAGGGAGGAGTCCCAGGATCTGTGAGGAGTCAAGACAAGGTAAGGCCTTGAAGGAGGACTAAGTGTATCCCTCAACCAAGACAGAGGGGCCTCACAGAAACTCCACCCTGTCCCCACTGTCTACCCTGGAAGGATCTCGGCAGAAATGCCTGGGTGTGGTCTGCTCTCACTTCCTGCATGGGGTGGGTGGAGGTGTCTCTGAGAGGTGAGGCCTTCATCTGAGAGGGTGATTTCAGGTCACCAGAGGAGGTGAAGCCAGGCCCTGCCAGGAGTCAAGAATACTTTAATGGCGGACAGAGGGAACCCCCTCATCCCAGAACGGATGGGGTTCAGCCCCTTTGTCCGCCCTAGGAGACCCCAGGCAGGGGTGGCTAGATGTGACGTCTCTTCACTTTTGTCTCGAGTGTCTCAGGGAGGCAAAGGCCTTGGTCTGAGTGTGAAGACAGGTCAGCTGAGGGAGCCACATCAGGTCAGAAGAGGGAGTAGTCCCAAGCTCTACCAGGAGTCAAGGTAAGGACCCTTGGTGAGGACCAAAGATATTTCCCACCCCAGAAAGAAGAGACCACATAGAGTCTGGCTGTCTCTTGTTCTCGGCCATGGGAGGACCCAGGAAGGGTCAGCTGGATTTGGTATGCCCTCACTTTCTGCTAGGGTGAGGGAGAtgtctcagagaggtgaggtcatGGTCTGAGGGGGCGATGTCCAGTGAGCAGGGGGTGGCCCAGGCCCTGCCAGAAGTAATGATGAATACAACAAGGGAGGATTGAACATGGCCGCACCACAGAACAGGTGGGGCCCAGACCTCGCTTTTAGCCCTGGAAGGACCTAGCAGCAGTGGCAAGATGTGGTGCCTCCTCACTTTTGTCCAGAAGTTCTCAGGGTGGTGAGGGCCTTGTGCTGAGGCAGCGGTCTGAGGGGGAGCCACATCAGGTCAGCAGAGGGAGGAGTCCCAGACTCTGCCAGGGTTTCAGGTAAGGACCCTGAGTGAGGACTGAgggcccacccccacccaacaGTGAAGGCATACTCAGCCCTACCCTGCCCTTGCTGTCAgctctgggaggccctggggcacagTGGCCAGATATGGTGCATCCTCACTTCCTTCTTGGTGCTCTCAGGGAGGTGAGGGCTTGTTTTGAAGGGGCTGGGCTCAGGACAGCAGAGGGAAGTTTCCCAGGCCCTACCATGCATCAAGGTGAGGAATGAGGGTAACTCTCAGCCAGGAGAGAGGGATCCCCACAGACTTCAGCCAGCCCTTGTTGTCACCCTAGGAGGCCCTGAGTAGGTGTGGTCGAATGAGTCGCTCTTGCTTTCTTGCTCATTGGCTAAGGCTAGCAGaggtgggttggggtggggagggcaggcctTGTGAGGGTAAAGGTGTGAAACTTAGTGAGCACAGAGGGGATCAGCCACTCCAGAGCTGTGGATGCCTCACAGCCTAGCCCCTCCTCACGTGCCAGGGGTTCCAGGAACAATGAGGTGAGGGCCTTGGTGTCAAGTACATGTTGTCAAGTGAGCAGAGCGGAGGAGGTCCAGGCAGTGCTAGGAGTCAAGGGTGAGGTACACCCCCTGAATGTCTACCAAGGACTCCACCCACACCAGAACAGAAGGAACTGCATGTGCTTGACCCCTCTGGCCCACAGTCAACGCTGGAAGCCTTGGACTGTACTGGCCGGTGAACCCTGAGGAACATTCTCACATCCTCCTGCAGGTTCCTAGAGGACAAACTGTCCAGGAAGACAGGAGCTCTGTAAGCCCCGAGGGCACCCTGCATACAGGAGACCTCTAGTTGGCCTTTGTCAGAGCTGCCAAGAGTGTGTTTCACTGCTGAGGCTGCTgaccctctccctctctcacctaGGCCTGTGGGATCTCATCGCCCAGCATCCTGCTCACACTTCTACCTGCTGCCTCCAACAAGAGTCATCATGTCTGACGCTCCAAAGCATCCATGCCTCACATTTGAGCCAGACTTTTGGGCCCAAAATGAGATACAGAACCTGTCAGTACCACATGTTTCCAcagctgaggaggaggatgatatctcctccatttcctcttgCTCTTTCACCTTCTCCtacccctccacctcctcctcccccccttCCTATCCTGTGATCCCAAgcagcacagaggaggaggaggaggaagaggaacaggaggaagaaaagggaaaggaagaggagggggagaaagaggaaaagtgggAGGAGCCTGCCACTGTGGCATTGAGTCCTCATCAGAGTCCTCCAagctcctgctccttctcctccactTCATGGAGCACATCAGACGGAGGCTTCAGCAGCCAAGGAGAGGAAGACACGAGCTCCTCGAAGACCTCAGCAGATACTGAATCCTTGCCCAGGGACTGGCTAGATGAGAAGGTGACTGATTTAGTGCATTTCATGATCCTCAAGTATCGATTGAAGGAGCCCATCACAAAGGCAGAAATGCTGAAGATTGTCATCAAGAGGTACAAGAAACGATTCTCTCTGATCTTCAAGAAAGCTTCTAAGTGCTTGGAGGTGATCTCTGGCATTGATGTGAAAGAAGTGGACCCCACCATCCACTCCTATGTCCTTGTCAACTCACTGGACCTCACCCATGATGAGATACTTAGTGACAACCAGAGCCTGCCTAAAAACGGCCTGCTGTTAATCATCCTGTGTGTGATCTTCATAGAGGGCGACTGTGCCCGTGAGGAGGACATTTGGGAGTTCCTGAATATGATGGGAGTGTATGCTGGGAAGGAGCACTTCATTTATGGGGAGCCCAGGAAGCTCATTACCAGAGATTGGGTGCAGGAGAATTACCTGGAGTACCGGCAGGTGCCTAATAGTGATCCTACACGCTACGAATTCCTGTGGGGTCCAAGGGCCCATGCCGAAACCAGCAAGAGGAAAGTTCTGGAATTTTTGGCCAAGATAAAAGGGACTGACCCCATTTCCTTCTCATTCTGGTATCAAGACGCAttaagagatgaggaagagagagcccGGCCCAGAGTTGGCCCCGGGGATACTACTACTGCCATGTTCATTGCACAGCAACGATCAGCAGCCTCTCCTGCCCCAACTGAAGAATGAAACCACATCTTCACTCTCTTTGAAAAGGGCAGTGAAAGTTCTGAGTAGAAGAGCGTCAGGGTCACCCTGGGAAAACACAGCTTTGTGTTCCTGTTCTCTATGGGTGACTTGaaggtttatctttttttttcctcttgatattttaaaaaatattttttattgttatctttttaaagattggcacctgagctaacagctgttgccaatcttctcttttttcttctttttctccccaaagccccccagtacatagttgtatattttaattgtgcatctttctagttattttttaaatgctgttacTTTTAGCAGATTTATTAGCTTTAAAATGTTAAGTTTATGAATGACACTGGACACATTTATTGCTGTTTATCAGGTTTAAGAATGAGAGTTTTGataatttgtaaaacaaattGGAGAACCTTCCATCTTCTTTTGTGATCTGGAACAAGATAACCTGACGTTGGAATAAGAATTGCCTTGGAAATGTAAAAGAACTCagcaggaaatagagaaaaaaatgtaaaagttggTTAATTTTTGGATTCCCTCAACCACTTTAGTCTGTTGTTCTGTAAAATTGAAAGATACACAGCTGGATTTGCTTGACTTATTCAAGAAAGTAGGAATAATCTTAATTAATCTTAATAAATGAACGATCCTGCTCACTGACTTATTTATTCTCCAACCGTGAATTGGATATTTTATCTTTGGGAAGCACTGTATTAATCATGGAAATACTGTGATAAGCAAGACAGACCCCTGCTCCTAGAATGGTAGAGGCTAGGGGAAGCCGTCATATCGGGAAGATGGTGAGATTGTCTCAGTCACCTACAGAACAAGTGAAAACAAGGAGTGAGGAGTGGGGCTCCAGATGCAAGCAGTCAAGTGGAAATGCCCTGAGTCAAGGCAGTTTGGGCTTTGGGAAACTGCAATTCCTTCTATGGGAATTCATTATAACTTAAGCTGTGGGTGGTGGCAGGGGCCAGACTCTCAGATGGCGTGTTTTAAAGGTGAGAGAAAAGCCTAGAATGGAAAGCTGCTTAGTAGTTACTTTTGGATCCTGGATAAACCAGAGAGAAATCTCCACCTGGAGCAGGTGTGGAAGGTGTCCTGAACTCTTGTCCCAGTGCAGTTGACACAGCGCATGGAATAGTTGTTCCATACACATCATCTGCTATGATTTCTTGAGAATAGGGTGACACTCCCTTGAAGTGTGCCCAGAAGCCCCTAGGGTGGCACTCTTTTCCATGCCTGAGAGAGCCAGAGCCTGCTCCATTAAAATGGCATTAAAGATAGGTTATCTTAAGTGTAATTAGGCCAAGTCTAAGCAAGGTCTAGGTTTTGGTgcagtgaaatgaatgaaaatagtgTTTTGGATGAATGAGCAACTGGTAGGGAAGGAAGGAGTTGGTCTTTGACTTAAATTCTGGGAACTTGGAGTTATATCAGCTAGGGAAGATTAACCCAGACCCAAATTAATATATTCTCTAACAGGAAGAATTTAGTGACTTATTTGTGAAGCTGCATTTTTGCCTGATTTGATAGTCTGTCTCCTTATTGAGCTGCATATTGTCTGAGATGTCctggataaaaacaaaatcccagaGGAGCGAGCAGTAGGGTCTGGGGACAAAATAATATTAGTAGTAACTGCCGTTCATTAAGGACCCAATAAATGCCAGTCACTATGTCACACGATTTTCCGACTTTGCCTACATTCCAGCAGTCCTACAAGATGGGGCTTATCaaatgcattttacagatgaggaatctaagGCTCATAGTGCTTGGCAGTTTGCCTAAGATGATACCGCTAGTAAGGGACAGGGCTGGGGCTAGAACCCTGGTCTGGGTTCATCGGGGGCCCACATTGTTCCCATTTCTCCTGGCCTGAGGCAGGTCTTCTGTCTCTTactccatttctcttctcagtAATCCATAATGTCTCTCAGGGGGCAGAAAGAAGGACCATGTGGCAAGGTACTAAAAGCAAGCCtaaagaaggaaggggaaatgagaATAACACATAATTTGGGGATTGTCTGAGTTTATTTATCTCGGGTCCTCATGGTCTGAGCCCTAGGATACCTTAATAGTTGACTCTGTCCAGGTGCTGGCATTGGTGTCCAGTCCTAGTAATTTCCCGAATTTCAGCACCCTCCCCCTGATCTTCCCCAGCATGCCCTCCTGTCCAATGTCAGAACCTGGCCTGCTGACCAGCTCTTCACTATCTCCTCCTCTGAAGGCTGTGCCCTGCTCCCAGTGGACaactcagaaccacctgcctacCCCCATCATAGAACATTCCTACTCCCTGAAAAAGTGCCCTGGCTGTGGCATCTGTCATTCTGGAGCCCTGATAGCAACATCCCCTTAACTTAAAAGTTCAGTTTGGAGAGTTGGAtccaagatggcgctgtgagtagtcctttttgtctctcccccttcgagtctacaattatttggacactcatcgcttaacaaaggatatccagatagcatctcaggacgtctgagagacccacgcgactatacatcggaaggcagacggacttccctccaggaggaggtggagataggtgaaaactctccgaccccgactgaacagcctagtacctgcaagcggctttcttccaacagatgcccccagaagatcaacacacacctagggcaggagcgagcacataCTAGaggagtgacggtggaaacaggtgaccagaaccctacctaaaccccccgcaattagtcctaaacgcagagggaaactctagagttacacacctgagcccgcggggagagtctcgcccTGCCATTGGTGGGGAGATCCCACCTGGTGTCCACGGCacctggagggtcccagagagaatcacagagggtacggcggccccccagctgccactgcctgcacagtggggcaagggattgccggagatcttggagaggactggggctgggtgaagctccagaggccggctccgcggcccggaggggaagctccagagttccgcctgggcagcagacaaaactctctgtctgccattagcggaggggctacgcccagcattcacaactccaggAAAGTCCCAGAGACAATCCCAGAGGGCacggcgacccccagctgccattgcccgccctgtggggcaagggattgctggagatctcggagatgACTGGGGCTGAGTGGAgttccagaggccggctccgcagcccgggggggaagctccagagttccacccgggcagcagacaaaactctctgtctgccattagcggaggggctacgcccagcatccacaacacccggagggtcccagagaggagaatatcaggcagggcagcagctgaccagctaccactgaaatcaggatctccggctatcccccagacagggcaaagggctccccaagttcctggggaacaggactggggctgggtggagttccagcgacccggctccgtagcctagggggaaaccctacaggctcacagcagcctcagcgaaagcctctgcacagcactagtagagagcacccatccggcagccacaaggctggaagaccctgggacaaaagtagcatagctaagTGAGCTAACCActgactgtagaagatgccaatagctctgctgcgacccatagtggacaagtgagattttgtgggtgctgacagtgatggagcggcaaatataagtgatcctacccctggccgctggaaaagcccataacaccgttgcagaccccaaggagggagcacatctaggtgggctgcagcagtaggcaccagcagcctgaagcccccccccccccgtgacggcccccatggcagaagagggaatccaaaggaccactgtgactacgaggaggggcccaggcccagttagcaactgcagatagggttcctggttggtgcagtataaacagctgctcccccactacaccagcagaaacaagtggaaggagcaactaaactctatctctatgcggaggcacaaatctacaacatcaagcaatatgaaaaaatacattaaatctccagaacagaaggaagataacaaatacacagaaaacaatcccaaagaaaatgaaatatataacctaaatgatgatgacttcaaaacagccatcattaaaatactcaatgagttaagagagaattcagatagacaactcaacgagttcaggagctatgtcacaaaagagtttgatacgataaagaagaaccaaacagaaa
This DNA window, taken from Equus przewalskii isolate Varuska chromosome X, EquPr2, whole genome shotgun sequence, encodes the following:
- the LOC139081089 gene encoding melanoma-associated antigen 10-like isoform X1, which gives rise to MADRGNPLIPERMGFSPFVRPRRPQAGVARCDVSSLLSRVSQGGKGLGLSVKTGQLREPHQVRRGSSPKLYQESRPVGSHRPASCSHFYLLPPTRVIMSDAPKHPCLTFEPDFWAQNEIQNLSVPHVSTAEEEDDISSISSCSFTFSYPSTSSSPPSYPVIPSSTEEEEEEEEQEEEKGKEEEGEKEEKWEEPATVALSPHQSPPSSCSFSSTSWSTSDGGFSSQGEEDTSSSKTSADTESLPRDWLDEKVTDLVHFMILKYRLKEPITKAEMLKIVIKRYKKRFSLIFKKASKCLEVISGIDVKEVDPTIHSYVLVNSLDLTHDEILSDNQSLPKNGLLLIILCVIFIEGDCAREEDIWEFLNMMGVYAGKEHFIYGEPRKLITRDWVQENYLEYRQVPNSDPTRYEFLWGPRAHAETSKRKVLEFLAKIKGTDPISFSFWYQDALRDEEERARPRVGPGDTTTAMFIAQQRSAASPAPTEE
- the LOC139081089 gene encoding melanoma-associated antigen 10-like isoform X2 codes for the protein MSDAPKHPCLTFEPDFWAQNEIQNLSVPHVSTAEEEDDISSISSCSFTFSYPSTSSSPPSYPVIPSSTEEEEEEEEQEEEKGKEEEGEKEEKWEEPATVALSPHQSPPSSCSFSSTSWSTSDGGFSSQGEEDTSSSKTSADTESLPRDWLDEKVTDLVHFMILKYRLKEPITKAEMLKIVIKRYKKRFSLIFKKASKCLEVISGIDVKEVDPTIHSYVLVNSLDLTHDEILSDNQSLPKNGLLLIILCVIFIEGDCAREEDIWEFLNMMGVYAGKEHFIYGEPRKLITRDWVQENYLEYRQVPNSDPTRYEFLWGPRAHAETSKRKVLEFLAKIKGTDPISFSFWYQDALRDEEERARPRVGPGDTTTAMFIAQQRSAASPAPTEE